Part of the Pseudodesulfovibrio mercurii genome is shown below.
AGAGCCCCGCTTCCACCCCGTCCTCGGGGCTGCGGCCCTTGGTGCGCAGAAAATTGTCCAGTCCGTGCCAGTCCTCCGGGGAATAGCCCAGGCCGAACTTGGCGATCATCTCCGGGGTCATGCCCCGGTTGGCGAGGTAGCGGCGGCACTGGTCCCCGGAGGCCAGGGACAGGTTGCGCTGGAAGAACTGGTTGGCCTCGTCGTGCATGTCCATGAGCAGCTGCTTGCGCGCCTTGCGCTCGGCGGCGTGCGGGTCGCTCGGCACGTGGCTCAGCTCCACCCCGCACTCGGCGGCCAGCTGTTCCAGGGACTCCTTGAATTCCAAGCCGTTGATGCGCCCGTAAAAATCGATGACGTCGCCCGACGCCTGGCAGCCGAAGCAGTAGAAGAAGCCCTCCTCGTCGTTCACGGACATGGACGGCTTGGTCTCCTGATGGAAGGGGCACGCCCCCATCCACCGGCCGGAAACCGGTTTCAGGTCAACATACCGGCGCACCACGTCCGAGATATTGATCCGGGCCTTGACGGCCTCGATGCCACTTCTGTCCACCAAACGCCTCCGGGCGATGCGCTACTTGAGCGTTACCTCGGTCATGCCGTCCCCGCCCCGGTCCTCCGGGGCCAGGGTGAAACTCTCCACCGCCGGATAATACTTGAGGAACTCGTGCACCTCGCGCCTGAGCGCCCCGGTCCCCCGGCCGTGCACGATCTCCATCTTGCCCGCGCCCTTGCGCAGGGCGTCGTCCAGGGCCCGCTCCAGCTCGCTCAGGGCCTCGTCGGCCCTGCGTCCGCGCAGGTCCACCTCGATCACCAGTTCGCTCGGGGCCGGAAGCTTGGGCCCGGCGGGCCTGGCGTTCCACGACGGGTCGTCGGCCGGGCCGAGATGCTCGGCCTTGACCCACATGGCCACGCCGCCGATGTCCACCTTGGCCTGCTTCTTCTTCTCGTTGATTTCCAGCACCGTGCCCGACTTGTTCCATGCCGGATACGACACTTTCTTGCCCGGGACAATATCCGCGAAGGAAAAAACGGGTTCCTCCTTGCGTTCCGGGATGATGTCCTCGATGCGCAGGCGGGCCTGGTGGAGCTTCTTGCGCGCCTCTTTCTGGCCGATGCGCTCGGTCTTCCACTGCTTGACCACTTCCTGGGCCTTGGCCTGAACGTCCTTGAGGATCTTGGAGCGTTCCTTCTCGAACTTTTGCTCAAGGGTGGCCCGCTTCTTCTCGATGCGGGCGTGCTCCGCCTCGATGGCGTCCAGTTCGGCCTCTTTCTTCACGGCCATGGCGTTGAGACGGTCCAGCACGGCGGAGGTGTCCGAACCGTCCAGCAGGAGATATTTTTCGGCCCGTTCCAGGATGGCGGCGGGCAGGCCGTGCTCGCGGGCCACGTCCAGGGCGATGGACGCGCCCACCTGGTCGTAGGCCAGGCGAAAGAGCGGCTTCTTGGTGCTCGGGTCGAAGAGCACGCTGGCCGCGCGCACACCCTTGGTGGCCATGGCGTAGGCCTTCAGCGCCGGGAAATGGGTGGCCGTGAACGCGGTGGCCCGCTTTTCCAGCAGGGAGTCGATGACCGCCTGGGCCAGGGCCGCGCCCTGGGTGGGGTCCGTGCCCGCGCCGAACTCGTCGAGGATGAACAGGGAGCGGTCGTCCACCTTGTCCCAGACCCGCCGCAGGTATTTGATTTGGGCGGTGAAGGTGGAGACGTTCTCCTCCAGGGACTGCTCGTCGCCCATGATGACGAAGATGTCGTCCCACAGGGGCAGGCGGCTGCCCTCCGCGGCCGGGACCGGCAGGCCGGAAAAGGCCATCAGGCCGATGAGGCCCACGGTCTTGAGGCAGACGGTCTTGCCGCCCGCGTTGCCGCCGCTGACGATCATGGCCCGCTGGCCTTCCAGCAGCTCGATGTTCACGGCGTGGACCGCGTCGTCGGTCAGGGCCAGGAGCGGATGGCGGGCCTTGAGGAGCTTGGGCGCGCCCTCCTCGACCACCTCGATGGTCCGGCCGTTGTAGGCGTCGGCCAACCGGACCTTGGCCGTGAGCACGTCCAGGGTGACCAGGCCGTCGTAGGCCCCGCGCACCGCGTCCCCCTCCTGGCGTACCAGGGAGGTCAGGTATTGCAGGACCTTGTATTCCTCGGCCCGCTCCTCGCGCTTGAGTTCCTGGAGCTTGTTGTTGGTCTCCACCAGGAAGATGGGCTCGAAGTAGCAGGTCTCGCCGGTCTGCGAGTAGTCGTGGATGATGCCTTTGGTCTTGTTCTTGAAATTCGCCTTGATGGGCAGCACGTACCGGTCGGACGAGATGGTCATGAACTCGTCCTGCATGGCCGATGCCATGTTCTCCTGGAGGATGAAGTCCTTGACCCGCTTGGTACAGCGCTGGTGAATGGCCCGAATCTCCTGGCGCACGGTCAGCAGGTTCGGGGAACTTTCGTCCTTGATCTGTCCTTCGGCGTCCAGGCAGCGGGTGATGCCGGACACGGTCTTCTGGGGCCAGGGGTAGGCGAAGAGCTCGTCGCGGAGCACGTCGAAGCCGCGTTCCTCGAAGCCGGACAGGGAGTCGCGGGCGTCGCGGGCCAGGTCCAGGATGACCTTCAGGGCGAAGAGCGCGTCCTGGTCGAGCACGGCCAGCTCGCTGTCCAGGTGCGGAAAGATGCCGCCCACTTCGGGAAAGGGGCGCATGCGGAAGCCCGACTCGCGCACCCAGGCCGCGCCCTGGTCGAACAGGGTCCCGGCCCGGCGCACGGCCGGAAGGGTGTCGTGGGGGCGGATGGCCAGGCACGCGGAAGCGCCGGGTTCGGACACGGCGAAACCGGACAGTGCCCCAAGAATCTTGGGGAACTCCAATACCTGGAATGTTCTGGACTCCATGGATGAGCCGGGGGGTTCGAGAGTTAGGAGAGCTTGGCCCTGACCAGCCCGCTGGCCTTTTTGCCGTCAACCTGTCCCTTGTGCGCCTCGAGCACGGCCTGCATGACCTTGCCCATGTCCGCCATGGAGGCGGCCCCGACGTCGGCGATGGCCTTGTCGATGGCGGCCGAAAGCTCCTCGTCGGACAGCTGCTTGGGGAGATAGACTTCGAGGGCGACGAGTTCGTCGGCCTCGACACGGGCCAGGTCGTCCCTGCCCGCCTTGGTGTACTGGTCGAAGGAGTCCTTGCGCTGCTTGACCTGTTTGGCGACGAGATCAAGGACGATCTCGTCGGACAGGTCCTGGCACTTGTCCTCGACCATACGGTTTTTAATGGCCGTCTTGAGATGCCTCAAGACGGCCACTTTTACCGTAGCTTTGGCCTTATAGGCCTCTATGTAGTCTTTGTCTATTTGCTTGGACAGACTCATAATCTACATGCTGCGAATCTTGCGCATCTTTTTGGCAAGCCTTTTCTTGGCGGCAGCTTTCTTTTTCTTCTTCTGCACGCTCGGCTTCTCGTAGTGCTGGCGTTTCTTCAACTCGGACAGAATTCCGGCCTTCTCCACCTGCTTCTTGAAGCGACGCAGGGAGACGTCGAAATTGTCATTTTCGTCAAAATACACTCCGGGCAATGAAAATCACCTCCTC
Proteins encoded:
- a CDS encoding endonuclease MutS2, with the translated sequence MESRTFQVLEFPKILGALSGFAVSEPGASACLAIRPHDTLPAVRRAGTLFDQGAAWVRESGFRMRPFPEVGGIFPHLDSELAVLDQDALFALKVILDLARDARDSLSGFEERGFDVLRDELFAYPWPQKTVSGITRCLDAEGQIKDESSPNLLTVRQEIRAIHQRCTKRVKDFILQENMASAMQDEFMTISSDRYVLPIKANFKNKTKGIIHDYSQTGETCYFEPIFLVETNNKLQELKREERAEEYKVLQYLTSLVRQEGDAVRGAYDGLVTLDVLTAKVRLADAYNGRTIEVVEEGAPKLLKARHPLLALTDDAVHAVNIELLEGQRAMIVSGGNAGGKTVCLKTVGLIGLMAFSGLPVPAAEGSRLPLWDDIFVIMGDEQSLEENVSTFTAQIKYLRRVWDKVDDRSLFILDEFGAGTDPTQGAALAQAVIDSLLEKRATAFTATHFPALKAYAMATKGVRAASVLFDPSTKKPLFRLAYDQVGASIALDVAREHGLPAAILERAEKYLLLDGSDTSAVLDRLNAMAVKKEAELDAIEAEHARIEKKRATLEQKFEKERSKILKDVQAKAQEVVKQWKTERIGQKEARKKLHQARLRIEDIIPERKEEPVFSFADIVPGKKVSYPAWNKSGTVLEINEKKKQAKVDIGGVAMWVKAEHLGPADDPSWNARPAGPKLPAPSELVIEVDLRGRRADEALSELERALDDALRKGAGKMEIVHGRGTGALRREVHEFLKYYPAVESFTLAPEDRGGDGMTEVTLK
- a CDS encoding GatB/YqeY domain-containing protein, translating into MSLSKQIDKDYIEAYKAKATVKVAVLRHLKTAIKNRMVEDKCQDLSDEIVLDLVAKQVKQRKDSFDQYTKAGRDDLARVEADELVALEVYLPKQLSDEELSAAIDKAIADVGAASMADMGKVMQAVLEAHKGQVDGKKASGLVRAKLS
- the rpsU gene encoding 30S ribosomal protein S21, translating into MPGVYFDENDNFDVSLRRFKKQVEKAGILSELKKRQHYEKPSVQKKKKKAAAKKRLAKKMRKIRSM